The following proteins are encoded in a genomic region of Rubrobacter xylanophilus DSM 9941:
- a CDS encoding glycine betaine ABC transporter substrate-binding protein, with amino-acid sequence MTKKAHGAEEMLGHRPISRRVFLKLSGTGIIGASLLGIAGCAGGASSSSNKMLRLGNIGWDENVAVSNLTKVLLEEELGYEKVELRTLDVAPLFAGVARGDLDAFQDVWLPKTHKTYWEEYKDQVVNLGRWYKGEANLGLAVPDYVEAQSIADLNKYRSEFGGEIIGIEAGSGIMRITEQEVIPGYKLNFELVPSSTPAMLAALKKAVESKDPIVVTAWKPHWMFTAYPLRYLKDPKNLFGGSETPVAIARQGLREDLPDAFAFLDALTLDERQLGSLELEIQKAGEPVKGAKNWLKGNRDVVNPWVEAAQKA; translated from the coding sequence ATGACCAAGAAAGCACATGGTGCAGAAGAGATGCTCGGTCACCGACCGATAAGCCGTCGAGTGTTTCTGAAACTAAGCGGCACCGGAATTATCGGGGCTTCGTTGCTGGGTATCGCCGGATGCGCCGGGGGAGCCTCTTCCTCCAGCAACAAGATGCTCAGGCTCGGCAACATCGGCTGGGACGAGAACGTTGCAGTCTCAAACCTCACGAAGGTTCTGCTCGAAGAGGAGCTCGGCTACGAGAAGGTGGAGCTTAGAACTCTCGACGTCGCGCCACTATTCGCTGGTGTTGCCCGCGGCGACCTCGACGCCTTCCAGGACGTCTGGCTTCCCAAAACCCACAAGACCTACTGGGAGGAGTACAAGGATCAGGTTGTAAACCTGGGCCGGTGGTACAAAGGAGAGGCCAATCTCGGTCTGGCTGTTCCAGATTACGTTGAGGCACAGAGCATAGCTGACCTCAATAAGTACCGTAGCGAGTTCGGCGGCGAAATCATAGGCATCGAAGCGGGCTCCGGCATCATGAGGATCACCGAGCAGGAGGTGATCCCAGGCTACAAGCTGAACTTCGAACTCGTTCCGTCGAGCACTCCCGCGATGCTCGCCGCACTCAAAAAGGCGGTGGAAAGCAAGGACCCCATAGTCGTTACCGCATGGAAACCGCACTGGATGTTCACCGCCTATCCCCTCCGTTACCTGAAGGACCCGAAGAACCTCTTCGGTGGTTCGGAGACTCCCGTTGCCATCGCACGCCAGGGGCTCAGGGAAGATTTGCCCGATGCGTTCGCGTTTCTCGATGCGCTCACCCTCGACGAGCGTCAACTCGGATCACTGGAGCTGGAGATCCAGAAAGCCGGTGAGCCGGTCAAGGGTGCAAAGAACTGGCTGAAGGGCAACCGTGACGTCGTCAATCCCTGGGTAGAGGCCGCTCAGAAGGCCTAG
- a CDS encoding ABC transporter permease, producing MLAFIQPVPRIPLGERVEGVVSFVTENFEWFFSFLESVLTSLVDALSTVLTALPPLAVLGAFYGLAWLVSNWRIALLTAAGLLLLQGLRLWEDAMLTLALVIAATAVALVVGIPLGIVAAKSRDVETVLRPVLDFMQTMPAFVYLVPAIVLLGLGAAPALVAVVIFAMPPAVRLTMLGLQQVSKETVEAASAFGATGWQTLRKVELPLAMPTIMAGVNQVIMLSLSMVVIAALIGAGGLGEEVYQGLSRLDVGLSFEGGIGIVIIAVILDRITRTVARGKEKTGIKTA from the coding sequence ATGCTGGCTTTCATCCAACCAGTGCCGCGTATACCGCTCGGTGAGCGGGTCGAAGGTGTTGTGTCCTTTGTCACCGAGAACTTCGAGTGGTTCTTCAGCTTCTTAGAAAGCGTTCTCACTTCTTTGGTCGATGCCCTCTCAACGGTCCTGACGGCCCTTCCTCCCCTGGCCGTTCTTGGCGCCTTTTATGGCCTGGCCTGGCTGGTCTCCAACTGGCGAATTGCTCTGCTCACGGCGGCGGGGCTTCTGCTCCTGCAGGGGCTCAGGCTCTGGGAGGACGCGATGCTCACGCTGGCGCTGGTCATCGCGGCCACGGCGGTGGCGCTTGTGGTGGGCATCCCGCTGGGCATAGTTGCGGCCAAGTCCAGGGACGTCGAGACGGTGCTGCGCCCCGTTCTGGACTTCATGCAGACCATGCCCGCCTTTGTGTATTTGGTGCCGGCCATCGTGCTGCTCGGGCTTGGGGCCGCTCCTGCTCTGGTTGCGGTCGTCATCTTTGCGATGCCGCCGGCGGTGCGGCTGACCATGCTCGGGCTGCAGCAGGTCTCGAAGGAGACGGTTGAGGCGGCGAGCGCCTTTGGGGCCACGGGCTGGCAGACGCTAAGGAAGGTGGAGCTGCCCCTTGCGATGCCCACGATCATGGCGGGGGTGAACCAGGTGATCATGCTCTCGCTCTCCATGGTGGTTATAGCGGCGCTCATCGGGGCTGGGGGGCTCGGAGAGGAGGTCTACCAGGGGCTCAGCAGGCTCGACGTTGGTCTCTCCTTCGAGGGCGGTATTGGGATCGTGATCATCGCGGTCATTCTCGACCGCATCACCCGAACCGTTGCCAGAGGAAAGGAGAAAACCGGCATAAAGACAGCGTAA
- a CDS encoding quaternary amine ABC transporter ATP-binding protein yields the protein MTDNALEPLIRVEKLSKVFGRQGRRALELRRSGRSKAEVEKQTGSTIGVFEASFEVCRGEIFVIIGLSGSGKSTLLRLINRLIEPTEGEVYVEGEPISRMPAGRVREIRRKKMGMVFQHFGLLPNRSVLENITFGLEIQGVCAQERLRRGEEALEMVGLEGQGAKRIGELSGGMKQRVGLARALATGQEILLMDEPFSALDPLIRRDMQNLFLDIQGEIRRTVVFVTHDLDEALRLGHRVAIMRDGEIVQVGNPEEILTSPADEYVERFIEDVDYAKVRSAEAVMVDPKEVAYEAEGPRVVLRRMKRAGMSSIFVVDAERRPVGLCEAEEVARLLESGERSLSGAIDRSVPSVRPDTPLREVLPLFVERKLPVAVVGERGRLEGIVVRGALIAGLVASMNAPASGSNEVEHEALS from the coding sequence ATGACAGACAATGCTCTCGAGCCCCTCATCCGAGTAGAGAAGCTCTCCAAGGTCTTTGGCAGGCAGGGGCGGAGGGCGCTCGAGCTGCGGCGCTCGGGCAGGAGCAAGGCGGAGGTCGAGAAGCAGACCGGCTCGACCATCGGGGTCTTTGAGGCCTCCTTTGAGGTGTGCCGGGGGGAGATCTTCGTGATCATAGGGCTTTCGGGCAGCGGCAAGTCTACGCTGCTCAGGCTCATAAACCGCCTCATCGAGCCCACCGAGGGGGAGGTATATGTGGAGGGGGAGCCCATCTCCAGGATGCCCGCAGGGCGGGTGCGCGAGATCCGGCGCAAGAAGATGGGCATGGTCTTTCAGCACTTTGGGCTTCTGCCCAACCGCAGCGTGCTAGAGAACATAACCTTTGGGCTTGAGATCCAGGGGGTCTGTGCGCAGGAGCGGCTGCGGCGGGGTGAGGAGGCGCTTGAGATGGTGGGGCTTGAGGGGCAGGGGGCCAAGCGGATCGGCGAGCTCTCTGGGGGGATGAAGCAGCGGGTGGGGCTTGCGCGGGCCCTTGCCACGGGGCAGGAGATCCTTCTGATGGACGAGCCCTTCTCGGCGCTCGACCCGCTCATAAGGCGGGACATGCAGAACCTGTTTCTGGACATCCAGGGGGAGATCAGGCGCACGGTGGTCTTCGTGACCCACGATTTGGACGAGGCGCTCAGGCTTGGGCACCGGGTGGCGATCATGCGCGACGGCGAGATAGTGCAGGTGGGCAACCCCGAGGAGATCCTCACTTCCCCTGCGGACGAGTACGTCGAGCGCTTTATAGAGGATGTGGACTACGCCAAGGTGAGGAGTGCCGAGGCGGTGATGGTGGATCCCAAGGAGGTGGCCTACGAGGCGGAGGGGCCGCGGGTGGTGCTGCGGCGGATGAAGCGGGCTGGGATGTCGAGCATCTTTGTGGTTGACGCAGAGCGGCGGCCGGTGGGTCTCTGTGAGGCGGAGGAGGTGGCGCGGCTTTTGGAGAGCGGGGAGCGCTCTCTGTCTGGGGCCATAGACCGCTCGGTGCCCAGCGTGCGGCCGGACACGCCGCTGCGGGAGGTGCTGCCTTTGTTCGTGGAGCGCAAGCTGCCCGTTGCGGTCGTCGGCGAGCGGGGGCGCCTCGAGGGCATCGTGGTGCGCGGCGCGCTCATCGCCGGGCTTGTCGCCAGCATGAATGCACCAGCTTCAGGATCTAACGAGGTAGAACACGAGGCTCTAAGCTAG